A region of Burkholderiales bacterium JOSHI_001 DNA encodes the following proteins:
- a CDS encoding Zn-dependent hydrolase, glyoxylase (PFAM: Metallo-beta-lactamase superfamily) has product MKAWKKCLGAVALAAGLAASAGAQQLYVFTSGSLNGFAKAAFQMGAQGNVDSVPVSFYVLKHPKGNVMFDCGNNDKTITDAAGWWGPLAKGFGLKMTKDDAIPVQLAKIGLKPSDIKYLVVGHLHLDHGGNISQFPNATLVVQEEEVKAATAPDIGFSIFYIPGDFADMKNMNVMKLNGDFDLFGDGSFRIFSARGHTQGSQFAVARLPKTGPVIMTSDVVYLKENLDKNLIPPIPGSSNPIDAYKSYQKIRHIRDAEGAKILYGHDPEIFKQTKIAPEFYD; this is encoded by the coding sequence ATGAAGGCATGGAAGAAGTGCTTGGGCGCTGTGGCGCTGGCAGCCGGCCTGGCGGCCAGCGCCGGGGCGCAGCAGTTGTACGTGTTCACGTCCGGTTCGCTGAACGGCTTTGCCAAGGCGGCCTTCCAGATGGGCGCGCAGGGCAATGTCGATTCCGTGCCGGTGAGCTTCTACGTGCTGAAGCACCCCAAGGGCAACGTGATGTTCGACTGCGGCAACAACGACAAGACCATCACCGACGCCGCCGGCTGGTGGGGCCCGCTGGCCAAGGGCTTCGGCCTGAAGATGACCAAGGACGACGCCATTCCGGTGCAGCTGGCCAAGATCGGCCTGAAGCCCAGCGACATCAAGTACCTGGTGGTGGGCCACCTGCACCTGGACCACGGCGGCAACATCAGCCAGTTCCCCAACGCCACCCTGGTGGTGCAGGAAGAAGAAGTGAAAGCCGCCACGGCGCCCGACATCGGTTTTTCCATCTTCTACATCCCGGGCGACTTCGCCGACATGAAGAACATGAACGTCATGAAGCTGAACGGCGACTTCGACCTCTTCGGTGACGGGTCCTTCCGCATCTTCAGCGCCCGCGGCCACACCCAGGGCAGCCAGTTCGCGGTGGCGCGCCTGCCCAAGACCGGCCCGGTCATCATGACCAGCGACGTGGTGTACCTGAAGGAAAACCTGGACAAGAACCTGATCCCGCCGATTCCCGGTTCCAGCAACCCGATCGACGCCTACAAGAGCTACCAGAAGATCCGCCACATCCGTGACGCGGAAGGCGCCAAGATCCTGTACGGCCACGACCCGGAGATCTTCAAGCAGACCAAGATCGCGCCGGAGTTCTATGACTGA
- a CDS encoding uncharacterized protein involved in propionate catabolism (PFAM: MmgE/PrpD family) — MSDKHPSRSLATFAAGLQYAHIPAAVLRRTEDLFLDWFASALAGKGARPVESLAKFWLSQGPADGPSEVLIHRRSSSPLVAAAVNAAASHFAEQDDVHNGSVFHPAAVVFSPALAVAQALGKSGRDLLVASIAGYEVGIRVGEFLGRSHYKIFHTTGTAGSLAAAAAVGHLLGLNVDQMLHAFGSAGTQSAGLWEFLRDAADSKQLHTAHAATTGLSAAYLAADGFTGAAHILEGPQGLAAGMSKDADPTRLVDGLGTRWATAETSFKFHASCRHTHPAADALQQVMREHRLSLADVAEVTAQVHQGALDVLGPVTDPQTVHQSKFSMGTVLALAGLHAQAGLPEFDEQWRSAPVADFRERVKMVLDAEVDGAYPARWIGKVRVRTTDGRQLAGRVDEPKGDPGNTLSRPELQAKAQRLATYRGGADGEEMNQVIARVWALDSEAAIGRWLA; from the coding sequence ATGAGCGACAAACACCCCAGCCGCAGCCTGGCCACTTTCGCCGCCGGCCTGCAGTACGCGCACATCCCGGCGGCGGTGCTGCGCCGCACCGAAGACCTGTTCCTGGACTGGTTCGCGTCCGCGCTGGCCGGCAAGGGCGCGCGCCCCGTCGAAAGCCTGGCGAAGTTCTGGTTGAGCCAGGGCCCGGCCGATGGGCCCAGCGAAGTGCTGATCCATCGCCGGAGTTCCAGCCCGCTGGTGGCCGCCGCGGTGAACGCCGCCGCCAGCCACTTCGCCGAACAGGATGACGTGCACAACGGCAGCGTCTTCCACCCTGCGGCGGTGGTGTTTTCGCCCGCGCTGGCGGTGGCGCAGGCACTGGGCAAAAGCGGTCGCGACCTGCTGGTGGCCAGCATCGCCGGCTACGAAGTGGGCATCCGCGTGGGTGAATTCCTGGGCCGCAGCCACTACAAGATCTTCCACACCACCGGCACGGCGGGCAGCCTGGCCGCCGCGGCTGCCGTGGGCCACCTGCTGGGCCTGAACGTCGACCAGATGCTGCATGCCTTCGGCAGCGCCGGCACGCAAAGCGCCGGCCTGTGGGAATTCCTGCGCGACGCGGCGGACTCCAAACAACTGCACACCGCCCATGCCGCCACCACCGGCTTGAGCGCGGCCTACCTGGCGGCCGACGGCTTCACCGGCGCGGCCCACATCCTGGAAGGCCCGCAAGGCCTGGCCGCCGGCATGTCGAAAGACGCCGACCCGACGCGCCTGGTGGACGGCCTGGGCACGCGCTGGGCCACCGCCGAGACCAGCTTCAAGTTCCACGCCTCCTGCCGCCACACCCACCCCGCGGCCGACGCGCTGCAGCAGGTGATGCGAGAACACCGCCTGTCATTGGCCGACGTGGCCGAGGTGACGGCGCAGGTGCACCAGGGCGCCCTGGACGTGCTGGGCCCGGTGACCGACCCGCAGACCGTGCACCAGAGCAAGTTTTCCATGGGCACCGTGCTCGCCCTGGCCGGGCTGCACGCCCAGGCCGGCCTGCCGGAGTTTGACGAGCAGTGGCGCAGCGCGCCCGTGGCCGACTTCCGCGAACGTGTGAAGATGGTGCTGGACGCCGAAGTGGACGGTGCCTACCCCGCGCGCTGGATTGGCAAGGTGCGCGTGCGCACCACCGATGGTCGACAACTCGCCGGCCGGGTGGACGAACCCAAGGGCGACCCCGGCAACACCCTGAGCCGCCCCGAACTGCAAGCCAAGGCGCAACGCCTGGCCACCTACCGCGGTGGCGCCGATGGAGAAGAGATGAACCAAGTGATTGCACGCGTCTGGGCCCTGGACAGCGAAGCCGCCATCGGCCGCTGGCTCGCCTGA
- a CDS encoding citrate lyase beta subunit (PFAM: HpcH/HpaI aldolase/citrate lyase family), whose protein sequence is MPAWLFVPATRPDRFDKALAAGASQVIIDLEDAVAPADKDSARAALSAWLKDTTSRVAVRVNSADTAWFHDDLALVNHPAVATVVLPKAEQMRALATIAARRADIHLVPLIESALGMANARALAAAPKVQRLAFGSIDLQVDLGLRGATEDELLPFRAELVLASRLAHIAPPLDGVTTAIDDADLLARDVARARRLGFGGKLCIHPQQVAGVRAGFAPSADEVAWAQRVVDAAGSSGGAAVQVDGKMVDKPVLLRAQAILRDAAG, encoded by the coding sequence ATGCCGGCCTGGCTGTTCGTTCCCGCCACCCGCCCTGACCGCTTTGACAAAGCGTTGGCGGCCGGTGCCAGCCAGGTCATCATCGACCTGGAAGACGCGGTGGCCCCCGCCGACAAGGACAGCGCCCGCGCGGCCTTGTCGGCATGGCTGAAGGACACCACCTCCCGCGTGGCCGTGCGCGTGAACAGCGCGGACACCGCCTGGTTCCACGACGACCTGGCGCTGGTGAACCACCCGGCGGTGGCAACCGTGGTGCTGCCCAAAGCCGAGCAGATGCGGGCGCTGGCCACCATCGCCGCGCGGCGTGCCGATATCCACCTGGTGCCGCTGATCGAAAGCGCGCTGGGCATGGCCAACGCGCGCGCACTGGCCGCCGCGCCCAAGGTGCAGCGCCTGGCCTTCGGCAGCATCGACCTGCAGGTGGACCTGGGCCTGCGCGGCGCCACCGAAGACGAACTGCTGCCCTTCCGGGCCGAACTGGTGCTGGCTTCGCGCCTGGCCCACATCGCCCCGCCGCTGGACGGCGTGACCACCGCCATCGACGACGCCGACCTGCTGGCCCGGGACGTGGCGCGGGCGCGCCGTCTGGGTTTTGGCGGCAAGCTGTGCATCCATCCCCAACAGGTGGCCGGTGTGCGGGCCGGCTTCGCGCCCAGCGCCGACGAAGTGGCCTGGGCCCAGCGCGTGGTGGACGCTGCGGGAAGCTCCGGGGGCGCCGCGGTGCAGGTGGACGGCAAGATGGTGGACAAGCCGGTGCTGCTGCGCGCGCAGGCCATCCTGCGCGACGCGGCCGGCTGA
- a CDS encoding hydrogenase/urease accessory protein (PFAM: HupE / UreJ protein), which produces MRPALLCLFFLVGLASAQAHVTSTGLATLDARGERLAYRLTLNTAEVGEGATDLQRVAAGDAAAAQRLASGLPQWLHMAVDGQACRIARTRVQTAQAGEERLVLQVEFACASAPGTLAITDSLWQPLGEHYRSIVSITAPDGTHSEHVFSKDRPQAELRLGAAAPSGTWDFFRTGLAHIATGLDHLLFLAALLVGSRSVKQLLLTVTAFTLAHSVALALAVMGWVNLSPKVVEPLIAASIVWVAAENLWLARVLPWRRAVLAFGFGLVHGLAFSEVLTELHLSGWALGRALLGFNLGVEAGQAAVVLLLAPVLAWLARQAQARRWERAASAAIGAAGLVWLVQRLA; this is translated from the coding sequence ATGCGCCCTGCCCTGCTCTGCCTGTTCTTCCTGGTCGGGCTGGCCAGCGCCCAGGCCCATGTCACCAGCACCGGCCTGGCCACGCTGGACGCGCGCGGCGAGCGCCTGGCCTACCGGCTGACGCTGAACACCGCCGAGGTGGGCGAAGGCGCCACCGACCTGCAACGCGTGGCCGCGGGCGACGCCGCCGCGGCGCAGCGCCTGGCCAGCGGCCTGCCGCAATGGCTGCACATGGCGGTGGACGGCCAGGCCTGCCGCATCGCCCGCACCCGGGTGCAGACCGCGCAGGCGGGCGAAGAGCGGCTGGTGCTGCAGGTCGAATTCGCCTGCGCGTCGGCGCCTGGCACGTTGGCCATCACCGACAGTCTGTGGCAGCCGCTGGGCGAGCATTACCGCAGCATCGTCAGCATCACCGCACCCGACGGCACCCACAGCGAACATGTCTTCAGCAAGGACCGCCCGCAGGCCGAATTGCGCTTGGGCGCGGCAGCGCCATCAGGGACCTGGGACTTCTTTCGCACCGGCCTGGCCCACATCGCCACCGGCCTGGACCACCTGCTGTTCCTGGCCGCGCTGCTGGTGGGCAGCCGCAGCGTCAAACAGTTGCTGCTCACCGTCACCGCCTTCACGCTGGCGCACAGCGTGGCGCTGGCGCTGGCGGTGATGGGCTGGGTGAACCTGTCGCCGAAGGTGGTGGAGCCGCTGATCGCCGCGTCCATCGTCTGGGTGGCGGCCGAAAACCTGTGGCTGGCGCGGGTGCTGCCATGGCGCCGTGCGGTGCTGGCCTTCGGCTTCGGCCTGGTGCACGGCCTGGCCTTCTCGGAGGTGCTGACCGAATTGCACCTGTCCGGCTGGGCCCTGGGCCGCGCGCTGCTGGGCTTCAACCTCGGGGTGGAAGCCGGGCAGGCGGCGGTGGTGCTGTTGCTGGCACCGGTGCTGGCCTGGCTGGCACGCCAGGCGCAGGCGCGGCGCTGGGAACGCGCCGCGTCCGCGGCCATTGGTGCCGCTGGCCTGGTGTGGCTGGTGCAGCGGCTGGCCTGA
- a CDS encoding putative acyl-CoA transferase/carnitine dehydratase (PFAM: CoA-transferase family III) — protein sequence MRPLQGITVVTLEHAIAAPFCTRQLADLGARVIKIERPGVGDFARAYDTRANGLSSHFVWTNRSKESLSLDLKHPKAKSILEQLLQKADVLVQNLAPGAAARMGLDFDTLHPQHPRLTVCDISGYGDDPQQPGPYRDKKAYDLLIQSEAGFLSITGGPDSPAKAGCSIADIAAGMYAYSAILAALLQRGHTGLGSRLDVSMLESMAEWMSFPLYYAMNGASPPPRAGAAHATIFPYGPFATGDGKSVMLGIQNEREWANFCAQVLMQPDLAKDPRFDANAKRTQARDALRALIETEFSKLTAPQVVERLEAAQIANAQVNTMADLWAHPQLAARQRWTTVGSPTGPLPALWPPALPQDFEPRMDPIPALGQHTDALLAELGHTSDDIASLRAEGAI from the coding sequence ATGAGACCCCTGCAAGGCATCACGGTAGTCACCCTGGAACACGCCATCGCAGCGCCGTTCTGCACCCGGCAGCTCGCCGACCTGGGCGCCCGGGTCATCAAGATCGAAAGACCCGGCGTCGGTGACTTCGCCAGGGCTTACGACACAAGAGCCAACGGCCTGTCGTCCCACTTCGTCTGGACGAACAGAAGCAAGGAAAGCCTCAGCCTGGACCTGAAGCACCCCAAGGCGAAATCCATCCTGGAGCAATTGCTGCAGAAGGCCGACGTGCTGGTGCAAAACCTTGCCCCCGGTGCCGCCGCCCGCATGGGCCTGGACTTCGACACCTTGCATCCCCAACACCCCAGGTTGACGGTCTGCGACATCTCCGGCTATGGCGACGACCCCCAGCAACCCGGCCCTTACCGCGACAAGAAGGCCTACGACCTGCTCATCCAGAGCGAAGCCGGCTTCCTGTCCATCACCGGCGGCCCCGACTCACCCGCCAAGGCCGGCTGCAGCATCGCCGACATCGCCGCCGGCATGTACGCCTACAGCGCCATCCTGGCCGCGCTGCTGCAACGCGGCCACACGGGGCTGGGCAGCCGCCTGGACGTGTCCATGCTGGAAAGCATGGCCGAATGGATGAGCTTTCCGCTTTACTACGCGATGAACGGCGCCAGCCCCCCGCCGCGCGCCGGCGCCGCCCACGCCACCATCTTCCCCTATGGCCCCTTCGCCACGGGCGATGGCAAGAGCGTGATGCTGGGCATCCAGAACGAACGCGAATGGGCGAACTTTTGCGCCCAGGTGCTGATGCAGCCCGACCTGGCGAAAGACCCACGCTTCGACGCCAACGCCAAGCGCACCCAGGCACGCGACGCGCTGCGCGCCCTCATCGAAACCGAGTTTTCCAAACTGACCGCACCCCAAGTGGTGGAACGCCTGGAAGCCGCGCAAATTGCCAATGCCCAGGTGAACACCATGGCCGACCTCTGGGCCCACCCCCAATTGGCCGCACGCCAACGCTGGACCACCGTCGGGTCGCCCACCGGCCCGCTGCCCGCGCTGTGGCCGCCGGCCCTGCCCCAGGATTTCGAACCCCGCATGGACCCCATCCCCGCGCTGGGCCAGCACACCGACGCGCTGCTGGCCGAACTGGGCCACACGTCCGACGACATCGCCTCGCTGCGCGCCGAAGGCGCCATCTGA
- a CDS encoding ABC-type uncharacterized transporter (PFAM: ABC-type uncharacterized transport system): MGALWFGLTLVGLLALFIAGLQAPLGPGRWRIAVRALGVLGAFGAVLAANVIVYRHDQHFDMTHEEAFTPAPETRAVLEQLSEDVELTYFYQAQNPAGRNARQMVEIMGRMNPRLHVRTIDPDQQPALANQFGVRMYNAALLVAGGRRVEVVSTEDREMALGILRLLRRDTRPLCFATGHAEYDIDNFEFHTHFEGGAGHNHDAIGAQVVKMDQHGIGRLKRALDKLGYAVKKLALATSGAVPADCAALVIPNPRTPFAPGEVALLARYLEGGGNALLLLEPDYEVAPELAALLARAGITVGDGVVVDPVSHYFTDAQMVAIDQYAPHPATVALAMSFFPGARPLVAQAAPGVKTSVLMQSSPSSTVVALPGAPVVADGATPKARVLALAAEGKLGSAPFKLAVVGDADFASNSFYPYLANADLALGLASWLRGEPRAPAMKPPVEVLPLVSLSNGQTQAIFLLCVVGLPGLCVLAGVGVWWRRRY, encoded by the coding sequence ATGGGCGCCCTCTGGTTCGGCCTCACCCTCGTTGGCCTGCTGGCGCTGTTCATCGCCGGCCTTCAGGCGCCGCTGGGCCCCGGCCGCTGGCGCATCGCGGTGCGTGCGCTGGGCGTGCTGGGCGCCTTCGGCGCGGTGCTGGCGGCCAACGTCATCGTTTACCGGCACGACCAGCACTTCGACATGACGCACGAAGAGGCCTTCACCCCCGCGCCCGAGACCCGCGCGGTGCTGGAACAGCTGAGCGAAGACGTGGAGCTGACCTACTTCTACCAGGCGCAGAACCCGGCCGGGCGCAATGCCAGGCAGATGGTGGAGATCATGGGCCGCATGAACCCGCGGCTGCACGTTCGCACCATCGACCCCGACCAGCAACCCGCACTGGCCAACCAGTTCGGCGTGCGCATGTACAACGCCGCGCTGCTGGTGGCGGGTGGGCGGCGGGTGGAAGTGGTGTCCACGGAGGATCGCGAGATGGCGCTGGGCATCCTGCGCCTGCTGCGCCGCGACACCCGCCCGCTGTGCTTCGCCACCGGCCATGCCGAGTACGACATCGACAACTTCGAGTTCCACACCCACTTTGAAGGCGGTGCCGGCCACAACCACGACGCCATCGGCGCCCAGGTGGTGAAGATGGACCAGCACGGCATCGGCCGGCTGAAGCGCGCACTGGACAAGCTGGGTTATGCGGTCAAGAAGCTGGCCCTGGCCACCAGCGGCGCGGTGCCCGCGGATTGCGCCGCGCTGGTCATCCCCAACCCGCGCACGCCTTTCGCGCCGGGCGAGGTGGCGCTGCTGGCCCGGTACCTGGAAGGCGGCGGCAACGCCCTGCTGCTGCTGGAGCCCGACTACGAGGTGGCACCCGAACTGGCCGCGCTGCTGGCGCGCGCCGGCATCACCGTGGGCGACGGCGTGGTGGTGGACCCGGTCAGCCACTACTTCACCGACGCGCAGATGGTGGCCATCGACCAATACGCCCCCCACCCTGCCACCGTGGCCCTGGCGATGAGCTTCTTCCCCGGTGCGCGCCCCCTCGTCGCCCAGGCCGCGCCGGGCGTGAAGACCAGCGTGCTGATGCAAAGCAGCCCCAGCAGCACCGTGGTGGCCCTGCCCGGCGCACCGGTGGTGGCCGACGGCGCCACACCGAAAGCCCGCGTGCTGGCCCTGGCCGCCGAAGGCAAGCTCGGCAGCGCGCCCTTCAAGCTGGCCGTGGTGGGCGACGCCGACTTCGCCAGCAATTCCTTCTACCCCTACCTGGCCAACGCCGACCTGGCGCTGGGCCTGGCGTCCTGGCTGCGCGGCGAGCCGCGCGCCCCGGCCATGAAGCCGCCGGTGGAGGTGCTGCCGCTGGTCAGCCTGAGCAACGGCCAGACGCAGGCCATCTTCCTGCTGTGCGTGGTGGGACTGCCGGGCCTGTGTGTGCTGGCCGGCGTGGGGGTGTGGTGGCGGCGCCGGTACTGA
- a CDS encoding ABC-type multidrug transport system, ATPase component (PFAM: ABC transporter): MTARGVGKRYGPVVALDALDLDIAPGEVFCLLGPNGSGKTTFIRLLAGFLSPSAGHIAVAGFDVQRQPMQARARIGYAPEPAPLYRHLRVGEFLAFMARLRQVPARQVDEAVQRVADQLEIRHKLDAPVPTLSRGYRQRVALAQALVHEPSLLILDEPSNGLDPRQIIEMRHLIRSLAGRYTVLMSSHILPEVAKTADRVAVLLGGRLRGLRSMKDVSEHDDLEDWFLSLA; this comes from the coding sequence GTGACGGCTCGCGGCGTGGGCAAACGCTACGGGCCGGTGGTGGCGCTGGACGCGCTGGACCTGGACATCGCCCCCGGCGAGGTGTTCTGCCTGCTCGGACCCAACGGCTCGGGCAAGACCACCTTCATCCGGCTGCTGGCCGGTTTCCTCAGCCCCAGCGCCGGCCACATTGCCGTGGCCGGCTTCGACGTGCAGCGCCAGCCCATGCAGGCGCGCGCTCGCATCGGCTACGCACCCGAACCCGCGCCGCTGTACCGCCACCTGCGGGTGGGTGAATTCCTGGCCTTCATGGCGCGGCTGCGCCAGGTGCCCGCGCGCCAGGTGGACGAAGCCGTGCAGCGCGTGGCCGATCAACTGGAAATCCGCCACAAGCTGGACGCGCCGGTGCCCACGCTGTCGCGCGGCTACCGCCAGCGGGTGGCCCTGGCCCAGGCCCTGGTGCACGAGCCCTCGCTGCTGATCCTGGACGAACCCAGCAACGGCCTGGACCCGCGCCAGATCATCGAGATGCGCCACCTGATCCGCTCGCTGGCCGGGCGCTACACCGTGCTGATGAGCTCCCACATCCTGCCCGAGGTGGCCAAGACGGCCGACCGCGTGGCGGTGCTGCTGGGCGGCCGCCTGCGCGGCCTGCGCAGCATGAAGGACGTGAGCGAACACGACGACCTGGAGGACTGGTTCCTCTCGCTGGCCTGA
- a CDS encoding acyl-CoA dehydrogenase (PFAM: Acyl-CoA dehydrogenase, C-terminal domain; Acyl-CoA dehydrogenase, middle domain; Acyl-CoA dehydrogenase, N-terminal domain) produces MTDKYQDIRDGVRALCAGFPAEYHRQIDAARGYPEAFVDALTRAGWMAALIPQEYGGSGLGLAEASVIMEEVNRSGGNAGACHGQMYNMGTLLRHGSVEQKQRWLPQIAAGKLRLQSMGVTEPSTGTDTTKIKTTAVKQGDRYVVNGQKVWISRIQHSDLMILLARTTPLADVKKKSEGMSIFLVDLRDSIGQGMTVQPIPNMVNHETNELFFENLEIPAENLIGQEGQGFKYILDGLNAERTLIAAECIGDGYWFTDKVTAYVKDRIVFGRPIGQNQGVQFPIAEAYIEVEAANLMRWEACRLFDAHQPCGAQANMAKFLAAKASWEAANAAIQFHGGFGFACEYDVERKFRETRLYQVAPISTNLILSYVAEHVLGLPRSF; encoded by the coding sequence ATGACCGACAAGTACCAAGATATCCGCGACGGCGTGCGCGCGCTGTGCGCCGGCTTCCCGGCCGAATACCACCGCCAGATCGACGCCGCGCGCGGCTACCCCGAAGCCTTTGTTGACGCGCTCACCCGCGCCGGCTGGATGGCCGCCCTCATCCCTCAGGAATACGGCGGCTCGGGCCTGGGCCTGGCCGAGGCCAGCGTCATCATGGAAGAGGTGAACCGCAGCGGCGGCAACGCCGGTGCCTGCCATGGCCAGATGTACAACATGGGCACGCTGCTGCGCCACGGCTCGGTCGAACAGAAACAGCGCTGGCTGCCGCAAATTGCCGCTGGCAAGCTGCGCCTGCAGAGCATGGGCGTGACCGAGCCCAGCACAGGCACCGATACCACCAAGATCAAGACCACCGCGGTGAAGCAGGGCGACCGCTATGTGGTGAACGGGCAGAAGGTGTGGATCTCGCGCATCCAGCATTCCGACCTGATGATCCTGCTGGCCCGCACCACGCCGCTGGCCGATGTGAAAAAGAAGAGCGAGGGCATGTCCATCTTCCTGGTGGACCTGCGCGACAGCATCGGCCAGGGCATGACGGTGCAGCCGATTCCGAACATGGTGAACCATGAAACCAATGAGCTGTTCTTCGAGAACCTGGAGATCCCGGCCGAAAACCTGATCGGCCAGGAAGGGCAGGGTTTCAAGTACATCCTGGACGGCCTGAACGCCGAGCGCACGCTGATTGCGGCCGAATGCATTGGCGACGGCTACTGGTTCACCGACAAGGTGACCGCCTACGTGAAGGACCGCATCGTCTTCGGCCGGCCCATCGGCCAGAACCAGGGCGTGCAGTTCCCCATTGCCGAGGCCTACATCGAGGTGGAAGCCGCCAACCTGATGCGCTGGGAAGCCTGCCGTTTGTTCGACGCGCACCAGCCCTGCGGGGCCCAGGCCAACATGGCGAAATTCCTGGCGGCCAAGGCCAGCTGGGAAGCGGCGAACGCGGCCATCCAGTTCCACGGTGGCTTTGGTTTTGCCTGCGAATACGACGTGGAACGCAAGTTCCGCGAGACGCGGCTTTACCAGGTGGCGCCGATCTCTACCAATCTCATCCTCAGCTACGTGGCGGAGCATGTGCTGGGTTTGCCCCGATCGTTCTGA
- a CDS encoding Zn-dependent alcohol dehydrogenase, class III (PFAM: Alcohol dehydrogenase GroES-like domain; Zinc-binding dehydrogenase), translating to MTTVRAAVLRAIGLPAPYAQSKPLVIQDVELDAPGPGEVRVKVLAAGLCHSDLSVINGDRPRPLPMVLGHESAGEVLECGPGVHDLAPGDRVVLVFMPSCGGCLPCQEGRPALCEPGAAANGAGALLGDVRRLHLDGQPVNHHVGVSCFAEQCVVSRKSCVKIDRELSPAEASLFGCAVLTGVGAVINTARVQAGTRVAVLGLGGVGFSALLAAVAAGAREVVALDLNEDKLALARKLGATATVNAGQADAADQVRALTQGGVDFAFEMAGAIPAMELAWRITRRGGSTITAGLPHPDKRFALPPVQMVAEERTLRGSYIGSAVPQRDIPRYIALYRAGKLPVNRLMGEQLALDDINRGFDRLATGQAMRDVVLF from the coding sequence ATGACCACCGTGCGTGCCGCCGTGTTGCGAGCCATTGGCCTGCCAGCGCCCTATGCGCAAAGCAAGCCCCTGGTCATCCAGGACGTGGAACTGGACGCCCCCGGCCCGGGCGAAGTGCGGGTGAAAGTGCTGGCCGCCGGGCTGTGCCATTCCGACCTGTCGGTCATCAACGGCGACCGCCCGCGCCCGCTGCCCATGGTGCTGGGCCATGAATCGGCCGGCGAGGTGCTGGAATGCGGCCCCGGCGTGCACGACCTGGCCCCGGGCGACCGCGTGGTGCTGGTGTTCATGCCCAGCTGTGGCGGCTGCCTGCCCTGCCAGGAAGGCCGGCCCGCGCTGTGCGAACCCGGCGCCGCCGCCAACGGCGCGGGCGCCCTGCTGGGCGACGTGCGGCGGCTGCACCTGGACGGCCAGCCGGTGAACCACCATGTGGGCGTGTCCTGCTTCGCCGAGCAGTGCGTGGTGTCGCGCAAGAGCTGCGTGAAGATCGACCGCGAACTCTCACCCGCCGAAGCATCGCTGTTCGGCTGCGCGGTGCTGACCGGCGTGGGCGCGGTCATCAACACCGCCCGCGTGCAGGCCGGCACCCGCGTGGCCGTGCTGGGCCTGGGCGGCGTGGGCTTTTCGGCCCTGCTGGCCGCGGTGGCCGCTGGCGCGCGCGAGGTGGTGGCCCTGGACCTGAACGAGGACAAGCTGGCCCTGGCGCGCAAGCTGGGCGCCACCGCCACGGTGAATGCCGGCCAGGCCGACGCGGCCGACCAGGTGCGCGCCCTCACCCAGGGCGGCGTGGACTTCGCTTTCGAGATGGCCGGCGCCATCCCCGCGATGGAACTGGCCTGGCGCATCACCCGCCGCGGCGGCAGCACCATCACCGCCGGCCTGCCGCACCCGGACAAGCGCTTCGCCCTGCCACCGGTGCAAATGGTGGCCGAAGAGCGTACCCTGCGCGGCAGCTACATCGGATCGGCCGTGCCGCAACGCGACATCCCGCGCTACATCGCGCTGTACCGCGCCGGCAAGCTGCCGGTGAACCGGTTGATGGGCGAACAACTGGCGCTGGACGACATCAACCGCGGCTTCGACCGCCTGGCCACCGGGCAGGCGATGCGGGACGTGGTGCTGTTCTAA